The following coding sequences are from one bacterium window:
- a CDS encoding methyltransferase domain-containing protein — translation MSLLSRMRKPQEAPPAPVTGMSVTDLAIFQRVLYEQSGIVLKDNKRALVESRVNQRLRALGLAGYPEYLELLRADRSGEELVHLIDVISTNVTQFFREPDHFTKLAEVVDGWGEQGLKRLRFWSAACSTGEEPYTMAMTLAPLVRQHGLDAKILATDISTRVLAHAQRGVFPVDRLGGVSPELRRRWFTEREENGRAVAEVSNELRQMIMYRRLNFTKQPFPIKGIFDVILCRNAMIYFDRHLRTSMVAEFARLLRPGGYLMIGHSETLIGIEGSFRSLKSSVYQRLNPGVAS, via the coding sequence ATGTCCCTGCTGTCGCGCATGAGGAAACCGCAGGAGGCGCCGCCGGCGCCGGTGACGGGCATGTCCGTCACCGACCTGGCGATCTTCCAGCGCGTGCTCTACGAGCAGTCGGGGATCGTCCTGAAGGACAACAAGCGGGCCCTGGTCGAGTCGCGGGTGAACCAGCGCCTGCGGGCGCTCGGGCTGGCCGGGTACCCGGAGTACCTGGAGCTGCTCCGCGCCGACCGTTCCGGCGAGGAGCTGGTGCACCTGATCGACGTGATCTCGACCAACGTGACCCAGTTCTTCCGCGAACCGGACCACTTCACCAAGCTGGCCGAGGTGGTCGACGGCTGGGGCGAACAGGGGCTCAAGCGCCTGCGCTTCTGGTCGGCCGCCTGCTCCACCGGCGAGGAGCCCTACACCATGGCCATGACCCTGGCGCCGCTCGTGCGCCAGCACGGCCTGGACGCGAAGATCCTGGCCACGGACATCAGCACGCGGGTGCTGGCCCACGCCCAGCGGGGGGTGTTCCCCGTCGATCGGCTGGGCGGCGTGAGCCCCGAGCTCCGGCGGCGCTGGTTCACCGAGCGCGAGGAGAACGGCCGCGCCGTCGCCGAGGTCTCGAACGAGCTGCGGCAGATGATCATGTACCGGCGCCTCAACTTCACGAAGCAGCCGTTCCCCATCAAGGGGATCTTCGACGTCATCCTCTGCCGCAACGCGATGATCTACTTCGACCGCCACCTGCGCACGAGCATGGTGGCCGAGTTCGCTCGCCTGCTCCGTCCCGGCGGATACCTCATGATCGGCCATTCCGAGACCCTGATCGGAATCGAAGGCAGTTTCCGCTCACTCAAGTCGTCGGTCTACCAGCGACTCAATCCTGGAGTAGCCAGTTGA
- a CDS encoding response regulator, whose amino-acid sequence MAFNILLVDDSATVRAVISKALKLAGVDINELFQAGNGQEALEVLDKSWVDLVFCDISMPVMDGEELVAEMNRRGMIDNIPVVIVSSAGSEPRVARLKENGVRDYIQKPFTPEHIREVVDNVMGVQQDA is encoded by the coding sequence ATGGCGTTCAACATCCTGCTCGTTGACGACTCGGCGACGGTCCGGGCCGTCATCAGCAAGGCGCTGAAGCTGGCCGGTGTCGATATCAACGAACTCTTCCAGGCCGGCAACGGCCAGGAGGCCCTCGAGGTGCTCGACAAGAGCTGGGTCGACCTCGTCTTCTGCGACATCAGCATGCCCGTCATGGACGGCGAGGAGCTGGTCGCGGAGATGAACCGGCGGGGCATGATCGACAACATCCCGGTGGTGATCGTCTCGTCGGCGGGCAGCGAGCCGCGCGTGGCGCGCCTGAAGGAGAACGGCGTGCGCGACTACATCCAGAAACCCTTCACTCCCGAGCACATCCGGGAGGTCGTGGACAACGTGATGGGGGTGCAGCAGGATGCCTGA
- a CDS encoding purine-binding chemotaxis protein CheW, with the protein MAVETPVARVAQEGKFLSFVLGEEEYGLEILKVQEINGMMGITRVPRTPEYVRGVINLRGRVIPIVSLRCKFKMPAVEDTEKTCIIVVQVQYKDTELTMGIIVDEVSEVLNIKADEIDPAPNFGGGLEETSYITGLGKLDGKVVILLDIDSVLNDAEIEAVLQSAG; encoded by the coding sequence ATGGCCGTCGAGACCCCAGTGGCCCGTGTCGCGCAGGAAGGCAAGTTCCTGTCGTTCGTGCTCGGCGAAGAGGAATACGGACTGGAGATCCTGAAGGTGCAGGAGATCAACGGCATGATGGGCATCACGCGCGTGCCGCGGACGCCCGAATACGTGCGGGGCGTGATCAACCTGCGCGGCCGCGTGATCCCCATCGTGAGCCTGCGCTGCAAGTTCAAGATGCCGGCCGTCGAGGACACCGAGAAGACGTGCATCATCGTCGTGCAGGTCCAGTACAAGGACACGGAGCTGACCATGGGCATCATCGTCGACGAGGTCTCCGAGGTGCTGAACATCAAGGCCGACGAGATCGACCCGGCACCGAACTTCGGCGGCGGCCTCGAGGAGACCAGCTACATCACCGGCCTGGGCAAGCTCGACGGCAAGGTCGTGATCCTGCTCGACATCGACTCGGTCCTGAACGACGCCGAGATCGAGGCCGTGCTCCAGTCGGCCGGCTAG
- a CDS encoding HDOD domain-containing protein, producing MTERKAILARINSVPSMPSVVMELRKYLNDPDVSFDRLAKLIEVDPGLTVNVLQLANSAYFGWTRTISSVKDAITRLGTNRVFQMVLCMSVAPMVRKPIKGYDTDSEGLWRHSVATAICAEQLVAALGMPEVPQAFTAGLLHDMGKIVLGTFVEVDDAPIKEIVASDGLSFNEAEQMVLGIDHAEVAAELLKAWNLPDEVVESARWHHQPHKADEKHRLLVDLVHVADFLCLSWGFGMGNDGLQYRLDEDANERLGVDVNIAEEVGSKVMIGVEELGNLFDPAKKGNTDGVQHPAR from the coding sequence ATGACCGAGCGCAAAGCCATCCTGGCCCGCATCAACTCGGTACCGTCGATGCCGTCGGTGGTCATGGAGCTGCGGAAGTACCTCAATGATCCCGACGTGAGCTTCGACCGGCTGGCGAAGCTGATCGAGGTCGATCCGGGCCTGACCGTGAACGTGCTCCAGCTCGCCAATTCCGCCTATTTCGGTTGGACCCGGACGATCAGTTCGGTGAAGGACGCCATCACCCGCCTGGGCACGAACCGGGTCTTCCAGATGGTGCTCTGCATGTCGGTCGCGCCCATGGTGCGCAAGCCCATCAAGGGCTACGACACGGACAGCGAGGGACTGTGGCGCCACTCGGTGGCGACGGCGATCTGCGCCGAGCAGCTCGTGGCGGCCCTGGGCATGCCCGAGGTGCCCCAGGCCTTCACCGCCGGCCTGCTCCACGACATGGGCAAGATCGTGCTCGGCACCTTCGTCGAGGTCGACGACGCGCCCATCAAGGAGATCGTCGCCAGCGACGGGCTCAGCTTCAACGAAGCCGAGCAGATGGTGCTGGGCATCGACCACGCCGAGGTGGCCGCCGAGCTGCTGAAGGCCTGGAACCTGCCCGACGAGGTCGTCGAATCGGCCCGCTGGCACCACCAGCCCCACAAGGCCGACGAGAAGCACCGCCTGCTCGTGGACCTGGTCCACGTGGCCGACTTCCTCTGCCTCAGCTGGGGCTTCGGCATGGGCAACGACGGACTGCAGTACCGCCTCGACGAGGACGCCAACGAGCGTCTCGGGGTGGACGTGAACATCGCCGAGGAAGTGGGCTCCAAGGTCATGATCGGTGTCGAGGAGCTCGGCAACCTGTTCGATCCCGCAAAGAAAGGAAATACCGATGGCGTTCAACATCCTGCTCGTTGA
- a CDS encoding chemotaxis protein CheD, producing RDPTDVIVTYSLGSCVGLTLYDPVAGIGGMIHCMLPLSKIDPDKARLKPYMFVDTGVAAMLGEMYRLGASRQNIVAKVAGAGSPLGKEETFRIGQRNYTILRKFLWKNNILIDKEDIGGSKARTLYLYMADGRTTVKSEGKEVEL from the coding sequence GCGGGATCCGACCGACGTCATCGTGACGTACTCGCTGGGTTCGTGCGTCGGCCTGACCCTCTACGATCCGGTGGCGGGGATCGGGGGCATGATCCACTGCATGCTGCCGCTCTCGAAGATCGATCCGGACAAGGCGCGCCTGAAGCCCTACATGTTCGTCGACACCGGCGTCGCCGCGATGCTCGGCGAGATGTACAGGCTGGGCGCGTCGCGGCAGAACATCGTGGCGAAGGTGGCGGGCGCGGGCTCACCCCTCGGCAAGGAAGAGACCTTCCGGATCGGCCAACGCAACTACACGATCCTGCGCAAGTTCCTGTGGAAGAACAATATCCTCATCGACAAGGAGGATATCGGCGGTTCCAAGGCGCGCACCCTCTACCTCTACATGGCCGATGGTCGCACCACGGTCAAATCCGAAGGGAAGGAGGTGGAATTATGA